The Nocardia arthritidis genome has a window encoding:
- a CDS encoding AMP-binding protein, with translation MSTAPMTGESELAARVRELIDEYDGPEACAADLLCDRHPADRVAFTIVEPDLSARELTYGELRDASARFATGLAELGVGPGDRVATLMAKSAALVIALLGIWRRGAVHVPLFTAFAPPAIAFRLAASRAAVVVADADQAPKLAPSEDIPADPPWRLVVVGDAPAGAVPFADLLTDADARADAVTVGGDGILVQLFTSGTTGTPKGVPIPLRALASFCAYQEFALDVREDDMYWNAADPGWAYGLYWAILSPLATGRHSLLLHAGFAPALTRQVLERFGVTNFTAAPTVYRALRSDPATATMHLTLRRASSAGEPLTPEVVAWSVEHLGVAVRDHYGQTEHGMLICNSWHDALNTDAPAGSMGRALPGWTLGVLREDIDEPAEPGELGRVVIDTEHSPLMWFLGYLDAPERTAERYTPDGRWYLTGDAGSVDADGFFRFSARDDDVIIMAGYRIGPFEVESVLVLHEQVAEAAVVGLPDELRGEVIEAFVVLREGCHGSDELAAELQDLVKRKFAAHAYPRRVHFVDELPKTPSGKVQRFILRQKGVQ, from the coding sequence ATGAGTACGGCACCGATGACCGGCGAATCCGAGCTTGCCGCGCGCGTGCGCGAGCTGATCGACGAATACGACGGACCCGAAGCGTGCGCCGCCGATTTGCTGTGCGATCGGCACCCGGCCGACCGGGTCGCCTTCACGATCGTGGAACCGGATCTGTCGGCGCGCGAGCTCACCTACGGCGAATTGCGGGACGCCTCTGCGCGTTTCGCGACCGGTCTGGCAGAACTCGGGGTCGGTCCGGGCGACCGGGTGGCGACGCTGATGGCGAAATCGGCGGCGTTGGTGATCGCGCTGCTCGGCATCTGGCGCCGCGGCGCGGTCCACGTCCCGCTGTTCACCGCGTTCGCGCCGCCCGCCATCGCGTTCCGGTTGGCCGCGAGTCGGGCGGCCGTCGTGGTCGCCGACGCGGACCAGGCGCCGAAACTTGCCCCGAGCGAGGATATTCCGGCCGATCCGCCGTGGCGGCTGGTGGTCGTCGGCGACGCTCCGGCGGGCGCGGTGCCGTTCGCGGATCTGCTCACCGACGCCGACGCACGAGCCGATGCGGTGACAGTGGGCGGTGACGGAATCCTGGTGCAGCTGTTCACAAGTGGCACCACCGGAACACCGAAGGGCGTGCCGATTCCGCTGCGCGCGCTCGCCTCGTTCTGCGCCTATCAGGAATTCGCGCTGGATGTGCGCGAAGACGACATGTATTGGAACGCAGCCGATCCCGGATGGGCATACGGGCTGTACTGGGCGATCCTGAGCCCGCTGGCCACCGGCAGGCACAGTCTGCTGCTGCACGCCGGTTTCGCGCCCGCGCTCACCCGGCAGGTGCTGGAGCGTTTCGGTGTCACCAATTTCACCGCGGCGCCCACCGTCTATCGTGCGCTGCGCAGCGATCCCGCAACGGCCACAATGCATCTCACGCTGCGCCGGGCATCGTCGGCGGGTGAGCCGCTGACTCCGGAGGTGGTGGCCTGGTCGGTGGAGCATCTTGGCGTCGCGGTGCGCGACCACTACGGCCAGACCGAGCACGGCATGCTCATCTGCAATTCCTGGCACGACGCGTTGAACACCGACGCCCCGGCCGGTTCGATGGGCCGCGCGCTGCCCGGCTGGACGCTAGGGGTGCTGCGCGAGGACATCGACGAACCGGCGGAACCGGGTGAACTCGGACGTGTGGTGATCGATACCGAGCACAGCCCCCTGATGTGGTTCCTCGGCTACCTGGACGCACCCGAACGCACCGCCGAGCGCTACACCCCGGACGGCCGCTGGTACCTCACCGGTGACGCGGGTTCCGTCGACGCCGACGGCTTCTTCCGCTTCTCCGCCCGCGACGACGACGTGATCATCATGGCCGGATACCGCATCGGCCCGTTCGAGGTGGAGAGCGTGCTGGTGCTGCACGAGCAGGTCGCCGAGGCCGCGGTGGTCGGCCTGCCCGACGAACTGCGCGGCGAGGTTATCGAGGCGTTCGTGGTGCTGCGCGAGGGTTGTCATGGCAGCGACGAGTTGGCGGCCGAACTACAGGATCTGGTGAAACGGAAATTCGCGGCGCACGCCTATCCGCGGCGGGTGCATTTCGTCGACGAGCTGCCCAAGACGCCGAGCGGCAAGGTGCAGCGATTCATCCTGCGACAGAAGGGAGTCCAGTGA
- a CDS encoding helix-turn-helix transcriptional regulator has product MTTALLRPRDGDALRAEIRWLAGRAGVPVVFGGEVHQDTLLISELFGTTTNALRGLPVLRASGLGGRVLDTKRPASVADYQNASTITHHYDGPVTGEGIRSVVAVPVVVADRSRAVLYAATRGGIPLGDRTTDLIIQAGRRLATEITIRDEVDRRLRLLESATPTAATAPAVAEELRDIHGELLGIAGTADDRLRGRLHTVCERLGRVLVGEPAPDAPRLSRRELDVLSQVALGCSNQEAAQRLSLGPETVKSYLRNAMIKLGAHNRHEAVVLARRLGLLP; this is encoded by the coding sequence GTGACCACCGCACTGCTGCGCCCCCGCGACGGCGATGCGCTGCGCGCCGAGATCCGCTGGTTGGCGGGCCGGGCCGGGGTGCCGGTGGTGTTCGGCGGCGAGGTGCATCAGGACACGCTGCTCATCTCCGAGCTGTTCGGCACCACCACCAACGCGCTGCGCGGGCTGCCGGTGCTGCGCGCGTCCGGGCTCGGCGGGCGGGTGCTCGACACCAAGCGCCCCGCCTCGGTGGCCGACTACCAGAACGCCTCGACCATCACCCACCACTACGACGGCCCCGTCACGGGTGAGGGAATTCGCTCGGTGGTCGCCGTACCGGTGGTGGTGGCGGACCGCTCGCGCGCCGTCCTCTACGCGGCGACGCGCGGCGGCATCCCGCTCGGCGACCGCACCACCGATCTGATCATCCAGGCCGGGCGCAGGCTCGCCACCGAGATCACCATTCGCGACGAGGTGGACCGGCGGCTGCGGCTGCTCGAATCCGCCACCCCGACCGCCGCCACCGCGCCGGCCGTGGCCGAGGAGCTGCGCGATATCCACGGCGAACTGCTCGGTATCGCGGGCACGGCCGACGATCGGCTGCGCGGCCGCCTGCACACGGTCTGCGAGCGCCTCGGCCGGGTATTGGTCGGCGAGCCCGCCCCTGACGCGCCGCGCCTGTCGAGGCGGGAACTCGACGTGCTGTCGCAGGTCGCCTTGGGCTGCTCGAATCAGGAGGCCGCGCAACGCCTTTCGCTCGGACCGGAAACCGTCAAAAGTTATCTGCGCAATGCGATGATCAAACTCGGCGCGCACAATCGCCACGAGGCCGTCGTGCTGGCCCGGCGGCTCGGGCTGCTGCCCTGA
- a CDS encoding PQQ-binding-like beta-propeller repeat protein gives MGYQGWRSFVSCALALSAVVLVAGCGSQSGTAEPTGSADVPALDSARIQKFDLGKYDAVRMTAAGIVTITGDGLNGYDPRTGEQRWTIRRDGAQVDQQSIWLLDSGHVLLVGWKNVPERIAYDTDSGRELWPTMNPSWSEADVIAGNFVRNDPRTGQRSWSIDPATVGCAVPLPDKPTLFESRDVLLFRCPSKVGNDNDMRDLRIGALAKDTGKVLWQRQLEGDQSIARGPSNVLDVRLGDKADTVDVRTGAVLGTRKRPDSPWRYPLPDGSALAMDSVNLVEDKEFRLVAADGSVKWTAPLQAGEQTLPGPAAQNVILGTMRQRQGDPKATWILAWDLRTAKRTVILGPDTTAQNESPSLRFPVAVDTPLEVWPWGVAVKGTDGSFAVIPAA, from the coding sequence ATGGGATATCAGGGGTGGAGATCGTTCGTGTCGTGTGCGCTCGCCCTGAGCGCCGTCGTCTTGGTGGCCGGGTGCGGAAGTCAGAGCGGCACCGCCGAGCCGACCGGATCGGCGGACGTACCCGCTCTCGATTCGGCCCGGATCCAGAAATTCGATCTCGGCAAATACGATGCCGTCCGGATGACGGCCGCGGGCATCGTCACCATCACCGGCGACGGGCTCAACGGTTACGACCCGCGAACCGGCGAGCAGCGCTGGACCATTCGCCGCGACGGCGCCCAGGTCGACCAGCAGAGCATCTGGCTGCTCGACTCCGGACACGTCCTGCTCGTCGGCTGGAAAAACGTGCCGGAGCGGATCGCGTACGACACCGACAGCGGACGCGAGCTGTGGCCGACCATGAACCCGTCGTGGAGCGAGGCCGACGTCATCGCGGGCAACTTCGTCCGCAACGATCCGCGGACCGGGCAGCGGAGCTGGTCCATCGACCCCGCGACGGTGGGCTGCGCGGTGCCGCTGCCCGATAAGCCGACACTGTTCGAAAGCCGCGATGTGCTGCTGTTCCGGTGCCCGAGCAAGGTGGGCAACGATAACGACATGCGCGATCTGCGCATCGGGGCGCTCGCCAAGGACACCGGAAAGGTGTTGTGGCAGCGGCAACTCGAAGGGGATCAGAGCATCGCGCGCGGGCCGAGCAATGTCCTCGACGTCCGGCTCGGCGACAAGGCCGACACCGTCGACGTGCGAACGGGTGCGGTGCTCGGCACCAGGAAGCGCCCCGACAGCCCGTGGCGCTATCCCCTCCCCGATGGTTCGGCGCTCGCGATGGACAGCGTGAACCTCGTCGAGGACAAGGAGTTCCGTCTGGTCGCCGCCGACGGCTCGGTGAAATGGACGGCGCCGTTGCAGGCCGGCGAGCAAACGCTACCCGGCCCGGCCGCCCAGAACGTCATCCTCGGCACGATGCGTCAGCGACAGGGCGACCCCAAGGCGACCTGGATTCTCGCGTGGGACCTGCGCACCGCGAAACGAACCGTCATCCTGGGCCCCGACACCACCGCCCAAAACGAATCCCCTTCGCTGCGTTTCCCCGTCGCCGTGGACACACCTCTGGAGGTTTGGCCTTGGGGTGTCGCCGTAAAGGGAACCGACGGTAGTTTCGCTGTCATACCAGCCGCCTGA
- a CDS encoding Fic family protein: MHPAPPPDRDELLSTIEKGRLATILMSTIRIASPSDSYLPWDKLRYQKPPRDLTPQEWWLGVKMMRINMLRPLPLQMIGGREFAYALPDEVLQLTDEITRRTSGQIAAPEPVTNPATRNRYVISSLIEESITSSQLEGASTSRIVAKEMIRSGRQPRDRSERMILNNYNAMLFVAEHRDEDFTPALVCELHRIVTAGTLDDPESAGRIQSNPDPDDRVKVFGREDDVLHIPPPVAQLPARLQALCAFANATSTGTAYVPAVVRALIVHFMVGYDHYFEDGNGRTARALFYWSMLKQGYWLTEYLTISRILKKAPAQYVRSFVLTEQDEGDLTYFLIYHLKVIKQALDELNQYLVRKSAELQEARRLLSSRGEFNHRQLALIESSIKNPGNHYTVQTHMVSHGVSDQTARNDLNDLEKRGLLVRSKMGRNYTWSPAPNFEKVLADR; this comes from the coding sequence ATGCACCCGGCGCCGCCACCGGATCGCGACGAGTTGCTGAGCACGATCGAAAAGGGCCGTCTCGCGACAATTTTGATGTCCACCATCCGTATCGCATCCCCATCCGATTCCTACCTACCCTGGGACAAGTTGCGCTATCAGAAGCCACCTCGGGATCTCACTCCGCAAGAGTGGTGGCTCGGGGTCAAAATGATGCGAATCAATATGCTGCGGCCCCTGCCACTCCAGATGATAGGGGGTCGGGAGTTCGCATACGCTCTTCCCGATGAAGTGCTGCAATTGACGGATGAAATAACTCGGCGGACAAGCGGGCAGATCGCGGCGCCTGAACCGGTAACCAATCCGGCTACACGGAACCGCTATGTCATCAGCTCCTTGATCGAGGAATCAATTACGTCGAGTCAGCTCGAGGGGGCATCGACCAGCAGGATCGTAGCGAAAGAGATGATCAGGTCCGGTCGTCAGCCCCGCGATCGCAGTGAGCGGATGATCTTGAACAACTACAATGCGATGCTGTTCGTCGCGGAACACAGGGATGAAGACTTTACGCCCGCGCTGGTATGCGAGCTCCACAGAATAGTGACGGCCGGCACTCTGGACGATCCCGAATCTGCTGGACGAATACAAAGCAACCCGGACCCCGACGACCGGGTCAAGGTGTTCGGCCGAGAAGATGACGTGCTGCATATACCACCGCCGGTGGCCCAACTTCCTGCGAGGTTGCAGGCCCTGTGTGCGTTCGCGAACGCGACCAGTACCGGAACGGCCTACGTTCCGGCCGTGGTCCGGGCGCTCATCGTACATTTCATGGTCGGCTACGATCATTATTTCGAAGACGGAAACGGCCGCACTGCGCGAGCGCTTTTCTATTGGAGCATGCTCAAGCAGGGATACTGGCTCACCGAATATCTGACCATCTCTCGAATACTGAAGAAGGCACCGGCACAGTATGTGCGCTCATTCGTTCTGACCGAGCAGGACGAGGGCGACCTCACATACTTTCTGATTTATCACCTGAAGGTGATCAAACAGGCTTTGGATGAGCTGAACCAATATCTTGTAAGGAAATCCGCGGAACTACAAGAAGCTCGCCGCTTGCTGTCGAGCAGGGGCGAGTTCAATCATCGACAGCTTGCACTGATCGAATCGTCGATAAAGAACCCGGGTAATCATTACACGGTCCAGACTCATATGGTCAGTCACGGCGTTTCCGATCAGACCGCCAGAAATGATCTCAACGACCTCGAGAAGCGCGGCCTACTGGTTCGCTCGAAAATGGGACGCAACTACACTTGGTCGCCGGCGCCGAACTTCGAGAAAGTTTTGGCGGACAGGTAA